Proteins encoded within one genomic window of Chlorobaculum sp. MV4-Y:
- a CDS encoding SDR family oxidoreductase, with product MAHKSEYGKKVLVAGATGKTGSWVVKRLLHYGVPVRVFVRSEEKARSLFGEGVEVATGKIQDAEAIRRALSGCDAVISALGSSAMSGEASPSEVDRDGAIRLIDEAAKAGVKHFAMVSSIAVTKWFHPLNLFGGVLSMKLAAEEHLRKIFGSEGRSYTVIRPGGLRDGEPLQHRLHVEQGDHLWNGWMNRSDVAELAVLSLWVEKAANKTFEVIIEAPEPQESLTSYFDKLAE from the coding sequence ATGGCTCATAAATCGGAATACGGAAAAAAAGTGCTTGTAGCCGGAGCTACGGGCAAAACCGGCAGTTGGGTCGTCAAACGCCTGCTGCATTATGGCGTGCCGGTCAGGGTTTTTGTCAGATCTGAGGAGAAAGCGAGAAGTCTGTTCGGAGAGGGCGTCGAGGTTGCGACTGGGAAAATCCAGGATGCCGAGGCAATCCGCCGGGCGCTCAGCGGTTGTGACGCGGTCATCTCTGCGCTTGGCTCGTCGGCGATGAGCGGCGAAGCCTCGCCGTCCGAGGTTGACCGCGATGGCGCGATCAGGCTGATCGACGAGGCGGCCAAAGCTGGCGTGAAGCATTTCGCAATGGTCAGCTCAATCGCGGTGACCAAATGGTTTCATCCGCTCAACCTGTTTGGCGGCGTGCTCAGCATGAAGCTTGCTGCCGAGGAGCATCTTCGGAAAATCTTCGGTTCTGAAGGGCGTTCATACACGGTTATCCGCCCCGGTGGTCTCAGGGATGGCGAGCCGCTCCAGCACCGGCTGCATGTCGAGCAGGGCGATCACTTGTGGAATGGCTGGATGAACCGGTCAGATGTGGCCGAGCTGGCCGTGCTGTCACTGTGGGTTGAAAAGGCGGCAAACAAAACCTTCGAGGTGATTATCGAGGCTCCGGAGCCGCAGGAGTCGCTTACCAGCTATTTTGACAAGCTCGCTGAATAG
- a CDS encoding pentapeptide repeat-containing protein translates to MKTHSLAVPAIILVITLSTPSIAQAYNRDQLKLLQKSVAEWNAMRNQQPELAIDLSKANLEDAKLNGANLSKANLSKADLSGASLDQANLEGANLSMTYLKKANMKAVNAAHAWLADANLNGAFMKDASLKAANLAGANLRWAKMSGADLEQASLKDAVLFEADMEGANLKGTQFTKARFLGNAILKDAVLSNNSVLPSGEPVTRGWAMTRDARFAKEEPAAPLEFVPPVVAAPVIIPENMPAGGVQAIPAQPVPDVRDVEEWNTMRKNNPETKIEMTEEKLGHAELGGVDLRNATLYKSDLERANLDKANLAGANLAGVNFQRADMKEANLKGANLEGANLDRAFLKGADLSGANLKGAILYGAMLYGANLDGAILTNASLFDANLEKASLKGADLTGATLIGVNLTNALISPTTTMPSGKKATRGWATLNNAVFIDK, encoded by the coding sequence ATGAAAACCCACAGCCTGGCCGTTCCGGCAATCATTCTTGTGATCACGCTCTCGACCCCATCAATTGCCCAAGCCTATAACCGCGATCAGCTGAAGTTGCTCCAGAAAAGCGTCGCTGAATGGAATGCCATGCGAAATCAACAGCCGGAGCTTGCTATCGACCTCTCCAAAGCCAATCTCGAGGATGCGAAGCTAAACGGCGCGAATCTGTCAAAGGCAAATCTTTCCAAAGCAGACCTCAGCGGAGCATCGCTCGACCAGGCAAATCTCGAAGGCGCCAACCTCTCGATGACTTATCTGAAAAAAGCCAACATGAAAGCCGTCAATGCCGCCCACGCCTGGCTTGCTGACGCGAACCTGAACGGCGCTTTCATGAAAGATGCATCTCTGAAAGCGGCCAATCTTGCGGGAGCCAACCTGAGATGGGCGAAGATGAGTGGTGCCGATCTGGAACAGGCAAGCCTCAAAGATGCGGTACTGTTCGAAGCGGATATGGAAGGCGCAAACCTCAAGGGCACCCAGTTCACCAAAGCACGATTCCTCGGAAACGCCATACTGAAAGATGCCGTCCTGTCAAACAATAGCGTACTGCCCTCGGGCGAGCCGGTCACTCGCGGCTGGGCGATGACCCGCGATGCCCGTTTCGCCAAAGAGGAACCTGCCGCACCACTGGAGTTCGTGCCACCGGTCGTGGCCGCGCCGGTGATCATTCCGGAGAACATGCCAGCAGGAGGCGTTCAAGCCATTCCGGCACAGCCCGTGCCTGATGTAAGGGATGTCGAGGAGTGGAATACGATGCGGAAGAATAATCCTGAAACGAAAATCGAAATGACCGAGGAAAAACTTGGTCACGCCGAACTCGGTGGCGTCGATCTGAGAAACGCCACTCTTTACAAATCAGATCTCGAACGGGCCAACCTTGACAAGGCCAATCTGGCGGGAGCGAACCTGGCTGGAGTCAACTTCCAGAGAGCTGACATGAAAGAGGCGAACCTGAAAGGTGCGAATCTTGAAGGTGCAAACCTCGACAGGGCGTTCCTGAAGGGTGCTGACCTTTCAGGCGCCAACCTCAAGGGTGCCATACTGTATGGAGCGATGCTTTACGGGGCGAATCTGGATGGAGCAATACTGACCAATGCCTCGTTGTTCGACGCCAATCTGGAAAAAGCTTCCCTGAAAGGGGCTGACCTGACCGGTGCGACCTTGATCGGAGTGAACCTGACCAATGCGCTCATCTCTCCGACCACGACAATGCCTTCAGGCAAAAAGGCGACACGAGGCTGGGCAACGCTCAACAACGCTGTTTTCATCGATAAATAA
- a CDS encoding TRC40/GET3/ArsA family transport-energizing ATPase: protein MRLILMTGKGGVGKTSTAAATGLRCAELGYRTLVLSTDPAHSLADSFDVPLGHEPRKICENLWGAELDVLEELEQNWGSVKRYMTEVLQARGLDGVQAEELSILPGMDEIFGLVRVFRHHKEGNFDVLIIDSAPTGTALRLLSIPEVGGWYMRRLYKPLEKVAVYLRPLVEPIFKPLAGFSLPDKEMMDLPYEFYEQIEALGRILTDNSVTSVRLVTNPEKMVIKESLRAQAYLSLYNIAIDMVVANRIIPDEVTDPYFQYWKENQKLYRQEIIDSFSPLPVREVPLYSREICGMATLEKLKEMLYGDEDPSQVYFRRNPYQIKQSEGGYDLELLLPGLPDESVQLSKSGDELNIRIGNHRRNMVLPQALATLRTTGARREDDRLIIGFSEELS, encoded by the coding sequence ATGCGTTTGATTCTCATGACAGGTAAAGGTGGCGTTGGCAAAACCTCTACGGCTGCGGCTACTGGTCTGCGTTGTGCCGAGCTGGGTTACAGAACCCTGGTTCTGAGCACCGACCCGGCGCATTCGCTTGCCGACAGTTTCGATGTGCCGCTTGGCCATGAGCCTCGCAAGATTTGCGAGAACCTCTGGGGCGCTGAACTTGATGTGCTCGAAGAGCTCGAACAGAATTGGGGTAGCGTCAAGCGCTACATGACCGAGGTGCTCCAGGCTCGTGGCCTGGACGGTGTGCAGGCCGAAGAGCTCTCAATCCTGCCCGGCATGGATGAGATTTTCGGGCTGGTCAGGGTGTTTCGTCATCACAAGGAGGGCAATTTCGATGTGCTGATCATCGATTCGGCTCCTACCGGCACAGCATTGCGTCTCCTGAGCATTCCCGAGGTGGGTGGCTGGTATATGCGGCGGTTGTACAAGCCGCTCGAAAAGGTGGCTGTGTACCTGAGACCGCTGGTGGAGCCGATTTTCAAGCCGCTCGCCGGTTTTTCGCTGCCCGACAAAGAGATGATGGATCTGCCCTACGAGTTTTACGAGCAGATTGAAGCGCTTGGCAGGATTCTGACCGACAACAGTGTTACGTCAGTGCGTCTGGTTACCAATCCTGAAAAGATGGTCATCAAGGAGTCGTTGCGGGCGCAGGCCTATCTCAGCCTCTACAACATCGCCATCGACATGGTTGTTGCCAACCGGATCATTCCCGATGAGGTGACCGATCCCTATTTCCAGTACTGGAAGGAGAACCAGAAGCTCTACAGGCAGGAGATTATCGACAGTTTTAGCCCGCTGCCTGTCAGGGAGGTGCCTCTCTATTCAAGGGAAATATGCGGTATGGCCACCCTCGAAAAACTCAAAGAGATGCTCTACGGAGACGAGGACCCTTCACAGGTTTATTTCCGGCGGAATCCCTATCAGATCAAACAGTCGGAAGGCGGATACGATCTTGAACTACTGCTTCCGGGCCTTCCTGATGAATCAGTTCAGTTGAGCAAAAGCGGTGATGAGCTGAATATCAGGATCGGCAATCACCGGCGGAACATGGTACTGCCTCAGGCGCTGGCGACGCTCAGAACCACCGGGGCACGACGGGAGGACGACCGGCTTATTATCGGTTTTTCAGAAGAGCTTTCGTGA
- a CDS encoding PAS domain-containing protein encodes MLERLEKDGADIDWILTGHAVGEQTSPISDALALSRYRMDIDNLLRQVRMHIGRFEERLKPAIEAYAVLDDEEKIVDLSSSIEKFLDFAPGSLAGVALSEILHPDDYLHFKTALDRQKPHEAVLMFYSRFKTGDGSWLNVEWSLSVKRKPMTDQNEYTIILRKTDNPLF; translated from the coding sequence ATGCTGGAACGCCTTGAAAAGGATGGTGCCGATATCGATTGGATTCTTACCGGCCATGCTGTAGGAGAACAGACCAGTCCGATCAGCGACGCATTAGCGCTTTCCCGTTACAGGATGGATATTGATAATCTGCTCCGCCAGGTGCGGATGCACATTGGCCGCTTTGAAGAGCGGCTCAAGCCGGCCATTGAAGCCTATGCCGTGCTTGACGACGAAGAGAAGATCGTCGACTTGAGTAGCTCGATTGAGAAATTCCTGGATTTTGCGCCCGGTTCGCTTGCAGGTGTGGCGCTTTCGGAAATTCTTCATCCGGACGACTACCTGCATTTCAAGACGGCGCTTGATCGCCAGAAGCCTCATGAGGCGGTGCTCATGTTCTACTCGAGATTCAAGACCGGAGATGGTTCCTGGCTGAATGTCGAGTGGAGCCTTTCGGTCAAAAGAAAGCCCATGACTGATCAGAACGAATACACGATTATTCTGCGCAAAACGGATAACCCGCTTTTCTGA
- a CDS encoding DUF475 domain-containing protein: MGKRFQYLNARTCPEHIVDHPAASLLVIFNLIVIEGLLSVDNAAVLATMVLDLPQKQRPAALRYGILGAYLFRGLFLVFAAFLVSAWWLKPFGGLYLLYLVWNWWDSRGAKDAGAMNTEKRNSRLYRFVAGRIGPFWATVVFVEMMDIAFSIDNVFAAVAFTGNLILVCTGVFIGILVMRFVAYGFIRLMEEYPFLESCAYIVLAVLGLRLTFSFFEHLWPGLVILGYLEGHQADIVMSVFTVTIFLAPLVTSTLFNMPAKEGAE; the protein is encoded by the coding sequence ATGGGAAAGCGCTTTCAGTATCTCAATGCAAGAACTTGTCCAGAGCACATTGTTGACCATCCGGCGGCATCACTGCTTGTTATTTTCAACCTCATCGTCATCGAAGGTCTCTTGTCGGTGGACAACGCGGCAGTACTTGCGACCATGGTTCTTGATTTACCCCAGAAACAGCGTCCAGCAGCTTTAAGGTATGGCATTTTAGGTGCTTATCTGTTTCGGGGCCTTTTCTTGGTTTTTGCTGCTTTTCTGGTCAGTGCCTGGTGGCTCAAGCCTTTTGGCGGGCTTTACCTGCTCTATCTTGTTTGGAACTGGTGGGACAGCCGGGGCGCAAAGGATGCAGGTGCAATGAATACCGAAAAGCGCAACAGTCGCCTCTATCGATTCGTTGCTGGCCGAATCGGGCCGTTCTGGGCTACAGTGGTGTTTGTCGAGATGATGGATATCGCTTTTTCGATCGACAATGTCTTTGCGGCAGTAGCCTTCACGGGCAATCTCATTCTGGTTTGTACCGGCGTTTTCATCGGTATTCTTGTCATGCGTTTCGTTGCGTATGGCTTTATACGATTGATGGAAGAGTACCCATTTCTGGAGAGTTGTGCCTATATCGTTCTTGCTGTTCTTGGCTTGAGGCTAACCTTCTCCTTTTTTGAACATCTCTGGCCGGGGTTGGTGATTCTTGGTTATCTCGAAGGACACCAGGCCGATATTGTGATGTCGGTCTTCACTGTGACCATTTTTCTGGCGCCTTTGGTTACCAGCACCCTGTTCAATATGCCGGCAAAGGAAGGTGCCGAATGA
- a CDS encoding potassium transporter Kup yields MSTTSDESHLSSSSDNFDFKRLATLSLAALGVVFGDIGTSPLYAVRECFHGEFSIPVTTPNVLGVLSLLIWALLLIVTLKYLTFIMKADNEGEGGILALTSLIISQSKKSKSERWVLVSLGLFGAALLYGDGMITPSISVLSAVEGIQIIAPSFSPLVIPVTIVILAGLFLFQHNGTAKVGAFFGPVILLWFTSIGLCGLVEIVKYPAILKAVLPWYGIEFLVNNHAKGFLVLGAVFLAVTGAEALYADMGHFGRRPIRLTWSLLVLPALLLNYFGQGAVLLSQPSMSYNPFYALVPSWGVIPMVILATLATIIASQALITGVFSLTQQGIQLGYIPRLTVRHTSASHIGQIYVPAANWALMFSTIALVAGFGSSSKLASAYGVAVTATMLISAVLFYYVARDLWNWNRLGLNLLMGMFMLIDLSFFGASMSKLFHGAWFPLVIGFALFTLMLTWKNGRKLLQTQIANRTLTIGEFVESLAIQQPQRVKGQAIYLTANPDVVPMALLHNMRHNKILHSEVGLLHFSTERVPRVPNSKKVEVVQLSYGMYKIIARYGFMEYPNIRQVLALANQQGMHFRPEAISFFINREKIVTGMKSRMSKWRKKLFALMARNALSATDYYDLPSGQVIEIGVQVQI; encoded by the coding sequence ATGTCAACGACTTCAGACGAATCCCATTTATCTTCCTCCTCCGATAATTTTGATTTCAAGCGTCTTGCCACGTTGTCGCTTGCGGCGCTTGGCGTGGTGTTCGGCGACATCGGCACCAGTCCTCTCTATGCTGTCCGCGAGTGTTTTCATGGCGAATTCAGCATTCCTGTGACCACTCCCAATGTGCTCGGAGTACTTTCTCTGCTGATCTGGGCGCTGCTCCTGATTGTTACCCTGAAGTACCTGACCTTCATTATGAAGGCGGATAACGAAGGCGAGGGCGGCATTCTCGCGCTGACCTCCCTGATTATTTCCCAAAGCAAGAAGAGCAAGAGCGAGCGGTGGGTGCTGGTCAGTCTCGGCCTGTTTGGCGCGGCGCTGCTCTATGGGGACGGTATGATTACTCCGTCGATTTCGGTGCTCAGTGCCGTCGAGGGCATTCAGATCATCGCGCCCAGCTTCAGCCCGCTGGTGATTCCCGTGACCATCGTCATTCTTGCCGGGCTGTTTCTCTTTCAACATAACGGCACTGCCAAAGTGGGAGCCTTTTTCGGTCCGGTCATTCTTCTCTGGTTCACCTCTATAGGGCTGTGCGGTCTTGTTGAGATCGTCAAATATCCGGCCATTCTCAAAGCGGTCTTGCCTTGGTATGGCATCGAGTTTCTCGTAAATAACCATGCCAAGGGCTTTCTGGTGCTTGGCGCGGTGTTCCTTGCCGTCACTGGCGCCGAGGCGCTGTATGCCGATATGGGCCATTTCGGAAGGCGGCCGATCCGGCTGACCTGGAGCCTGCTGGTGCTGCCAGCTTTGTTGTTGAACTATTTCGGCCAAGGCGCGGTGCTGCTTTCCCAGCCCTCCATGTCTTACAATCCTTTTTATGCCTTGGTTCCGTCATGGGGAGTAATTCCCATGGTTATCCTTGCGACGCTTGCGACCATCATTGCTTCTCAGGCGCTCATCACCGGAGTTTTTTCCCTGACCCAGCAGGGCATCCAGCTCGGTTACATTCCGCGGCTCACTGTGCGGCACACATCGGCCAGCCACATCGGCCAGATTTACGTTCCGGCGGCCAACTGGGCGCTGATGTTCTCGACGATCGCCCTTGTCGCCGGGTTCGGCTCCTCGAGCAAACTTGCCTCGGCTTACGGTGTGGCCGTGACGGCGACCATGCTGATTTCTGCCGTGCTATTTTACTATGTCGCTCGTGATCTCTGGAACTGGAACCGCCTTGGCCTCAATCTGTTGATGGGCATGTTCATGCTGATCGATCTGTCGTTTTTTGGGGCGAGTATGAGTAAACTGTTCCACGGTGCCTGGTTCCCGCTGGTTATCGGGTTTGCGCTGTTCACCCTCATGCTGACCTGGAAGAACGGGCGCAAGCTGCTGCAAACGCAGATCGCAAATCGAACGCTCACCATTGGCGAGTTCGTTGAAAGCCTTGCCATTCAGCAGCCGCAGAGGGTCAAGGGGCAGGCAATCTATCTGACAGCCAACCCTGACGTGGTGCCGATGGCCCTGTTACACAACATGCGCCACAACAAGATTCTGCATTCAGAGGTAGGCCTGTTGCATTTCTCCACCGAGCGCGTGCCTCGCGTGCCGAACAGCAAAAAAGTGGAGGTTGTCCAGCTCAGCTACGGCATGTACAAGATTATCGCCCGGTATGGCTTCATGGAGTATCCCAACATCAGGCAGGTGCTCGCTCTTGCAAACCAGCAGGGGATGCATTTCAGGCCCGAGGCGATCAGCTTCTTCATCAATCGCGAAAAGATCGTGACGGGGATGAAATCGAGAATGAGCAAATGGCGAAAAAAGCTGTTCGCGCTCATGGCTCGCAACGCGCTGAGCGCCACGGATTACTACGATCTTCCTTCGGGACAGGTGATCGAGATAGGTGTACAAGTGCAAATTTGA
- a CDS encoding tetratricopeptide repeat protein codes for MGQKRTWLAVTRVTGAILMAVHLLLAMPFVSAAGPAEELIDQGIRKGLEGNYQEAIDHFGRAIRLAPRNADAFYNRGLARGSIGDLTGAIADYTRSISLDPRSSGAYNNRGFALAALGRHAEALADMSRAIALRPDMAQLYNNRGTIRMSIKAYAPAIADFTRAIALDPLLAGAYNNRGLARNLSGELQGAVADYREAVRIDPRYKVAWYNLGNAHVSLGDAKEAVEDYSKVLVLNPDMLVARNNRAFARLSLRDYKGALEDLNLVISKSPQDAAGWYNRGVVRKLAGDRQGAIEDLRRAAALGDSLAAEALREIMNPDGTPP; via the coding sequence GTGGGACAAAAACGAACTTGGCTTGCCGTCACACGGGTGACCGGCGCTATTCTGATGGCGGTGCATCTGCTGTTGGCCATGCCGTTTGTTTCCGCCGCCGGACCTGCTGAAGAATTAATCGATCAGGGCATCCGGAAGGGACTTGAAGGGAATTATCAGGAGGCGATCGATCATTTCGGCCGCGCGATACGTCTGGCTCCCCGCAATGCAGATGCTTTTTACAACCGGGGTCTTGCCCGTGGTTCAATTGGCGACCTGACAGGCGCGATTGCCGATTATACCAGGAGCATAAGCCTCGATCCCCGTTCATCCGGAGCATACAATAACCGCGGATTTGCCCTGGCGGCTCTTGGCAGACATGCGGAAGCCCTCGCGGACATGTCACGAGCGATAGCTCTCCGGCCGGACATGGCTCAATTGTATAACAATCGAGGCACGATCAGGATGTCCATAAAGGCGTATGCGCCTGCGATCGCCGATTTCACCAGAGCCATAGCGCTTGATCCGTTGCTTGCCGGTGCGTACAACAATCGCGGGCTCGCCAGAAATCTCTCTGGCGAGCTTCAAGGCGCGGTCGCTGATTACCGCGAGGCGGTTCGGATCGATCCTCGTTACAAGGTCGCCTGGTACAACCTGGGCAATGCACATGTCTCCCTCGGAGATGCAAAAGAGGCCGTCGAGGATTACTCGAAGGTTCTTGTGCTCAATCCGGACATGCTTGTCGCGCGGAATAACCGGGCTTTCGCTCGGCTTTCACTGAGAGACTATAAAGGGGCTCTGGAGGACTTGAACCTCGTCATATCGAAGTCTCCGCAAGATGCTGCGGGCTGGTACAATCGGGGTGTCGTCCGGAAGCTCGCTGGTGACCGGCAGGGCGCGATTGAAGACCTCCGGCGGGCTGCGGCGCTTGGCGATTCTTTGGCTGCCGAGGCGCTCAGGGAGATAATGAACCCGGATGGCACGCCGCCCTGA
- a CDS encoding septal ring lytic transglycosylase RlpA family protein, with amino-acid sequence MKTLFTLYSRLVLALSLFISASPFNAFASQNGAITQSSSQKNSSFRKAAIELTAAKPQDNGNRFMVAVGKASYYANRFHGQTTANGETFDMKEFTAAHRSLPFGTIVRVTNLNNGKMVFVKINDRGPYIKNRIIDLSKAAAKQLDLVDSGVGRVKIEAYN; translated from the coding sequence ATGAAAACACTTTTCACTCTGTACAGTCGCCTTGTATTGGCATTATCACTCTTCATATCAGCTTCTCCGTTCAACGCTTTTGCCAGCCAAAACGGAGCGATAACTCAATCCTCCTCGCAGAAAAACAGCTCATTCCGAAAAGCAGCAATAGAACTCACCGCCGCGAAGCCTCAGGACAACGGCAACAGGTTTATGGTCGCCGTTGGAAAAGCCTCCTATTACGCCAACAGATTCCACGGCCAGACAACGGCAAACGGCGAGACGTTTGACATGAAAGAATTCACTGCCGCACACCGCTCTCTTCCGTTTGGAACTATCGTCAGGGTAACTAACCTCAACAACGGAAAAATGGTCTTCGTAAAGATCAACGATCGGGGGCCCTATATCAAAAACAGAATCATCGACCTCTCGAAAGCTGCAGCAAAACAGCTCGATCTCGTGGACAGTGGCGTCGGCAGAGTCAAAATAGAAGCGTACAACTGA
- a CDS encoding c-type cytochrome — MVSCQQYGDGGRCASVGYGCRPAPTQAPAMDPAKMRERGRILALSCSGCHGTDGKSSSIMPSIYGKTTGYIESALLDFKSGARVSTVMGRHAKGYTPEEIHLIAEYFGNLSKKKN; from the coding sequence ATTGTTTCATGCCAGCAGTACGGTGATGGCGGCCGATGCGCCAGCGTCGGCTACGGTTGCCGCCCGGCCCCGACTCAAGCTCCAGCTATGGATCCCGCCAAGATGCGTGAACGCGGCCGGATACTGGCACTTTCTTGCTCCGGATGTCATGGCACCGATGGTAAAAGCTCAAGTATCATGCCTTCGATTTACGGCAAGACCACAGGTTATATCGAATCTGCTTTGCTTGATTTCAAGTCCGGTGCCCGAGTGTCTACCGTAATGGGCAGGCATGCCAAAGGGTACACGCCAGAAGAGATTCACCTGATTGCCGAGTATTTCGGAAATCTGTCGAAAAAGAAAAATTAA
- a CDS encoding NAD(P)/FAD-dependent oxidoreductase, whose amino-acid sequence MSISRRDFNKLLVSGVAGSAFGLFGMSGNAFAAGGSKKHVVVVGGGFGGAATAKYLRKLDPSISVTLIEQKLSYVTCPFSNWVLGGLKTMKDITHTYTALRTKHGVNVIADRVVSVDAAKGTVKLAGGRVIGYDRLVVSPGIDFKYDAIPGYSQKIAESKMPHAWQAGPQTILLHRQLQTMKNGGTVVICPPDNPFRCPPGPYERASLVAHYLKKHKPKSKVIILDAKEKFSKQGLFNKGWDRLYPGMIEWRSSTGGGKVLGIDAKTMTIETDLGAVKGDVINVIPAQKAGKIAFEAGLTNEKGWCPVKPSSFESTIHQGIHVIGDACIAGAMPKSGFAASSQGKVAAAAIVNMFRGKEPAPPSLVNTCYSLIGPEYGISVAGVYEFAATGIIEIPGSGGLTPADASDDQLAQEAMFAEGWYTNISKDIWG is encoded by the coding sequence ATGAGTATTTCAAGGCGTGATTTCAACAAACTGCTTGTATCAGGCGTCGCCGGTTCGGCATTCGGACTTTTCGGTATGAGCGGTAATGCTTTTGCGGCTGGAGGATCGAAAAAACATGTGGTCGTCGTCGGCGGCGGATTTGGCGGCGCAGCTACGGCCAAATATCTCAGAAAGCTCGATCCGTCAATTTCCGTGACGCTGATCGAGCAGAAGCTTTCCTACGTTACCTGCCCGTTCAGCAACTGGGTGCTTGGTGGGTTGAAAACCATGAAGGATATCACTCACACCTACACGGCTCTCCGTACCAAACATGGCGTAAATGTCATTGCCGACAGGGTCGTTTCTGTCGATGCTGCAAAAGGCACAGTCAAGCTTGCGGGCGGCCGGGTTATCGGATATGATCGTCTCGTCGTCTCTCCCGGTATCGATTTCAAGTATGACGCCATTCCGGGATACAGCCAGAAAATCGCCGAATCGAAAATGCCTCATGCCTGGCAGGCTGGCCCACAGACGATTCTCCTGCATCGCCAGCTTCAGACGATGAAAAATGGTGGCACCGTCGTCATCTGCCCGCCGGACAATCCGTTCCGCTGCCCTCCCGGCCCATACGAGCGCGCCAGCCTCGTCGCTCACTACCTGAAGAAGCACAAGCCAAAATCGAAGGTCATCATTCTCGACGCCAAGGAGAAGTTCTCCAAGCAGGGACTGTTCAACAAAGGATGGGATCGGCTCTATCCGGGCATGATCGAATGGCGAAGCTCGACGGGCGGCGGCAAGGTTCTTGGAATCGATGCCAAAACCATGACGATTGAAACTGATCTCGGCGCGGTAAAGGGTGACGTCATCAACGTCATCCCGGCGCAGAAAGCAGGCAAAATCGCTTTCGAGGCAGGGCTTACCAATGAAAAAGGGTGGTGCCCGGTCAAGCCCTCATCCTTCGAATCGACGATTCACCAGGGAATTCACGTCATCGGCGACGCCTGTATCGCCGGCGCCATGCCGAAATCCGGCTTCGCGGCCAGCAGCCAGGGCAAGGTTGCTGCGGCGGCAATCGTCAATATGTTTCGCGGCAAGGAACCGGCTCCGCCGTCTCTGGTCAACACCTGCTACAGTCTGATCGGGCCGGAATACGGCATTTCCGTGGCAGGCGTCTACGAGTTCGCCGCGACTGGCATTATCGAAATTCCGGGATCGGGAGGACTGACGCCAGCCGATGCAAGCGACGACCAGTTGGCGCAGGAGGCGATGTTCGCCGAGGGCTGGTACACCAATATCAGCAAGGATATCTGGGGATAA
- a CDS encoding class I SAM-dependent methyltransferase, which yields MSADPITIFRKTWGAYQKVISHNLMFHREIATAVATLFESRPGPLHLIDLGCGDASHIVKLFKPGQLEEYCGCDLSQFALDKARKNLEPFGAAVNLCSKDMLSALREAPESHYDIVYSSYALHHPPAESKQAVFSECRHVLRDNGCIILVDVMRDEGQARQEYLYSYNKTVRTQWEALTPDERNQVQEHIRSCDFPETASTLEQLARNAGFSKCQRLEKQTWHEAWCYEV from the coding sequence ATGAGTGCAGACCCGATCACGATCTTCCGCAAAACCTGGGGCGCCTACCAGAAAGTCATCAGCCATAACCTCATGTTTCACCGGGAAATCGCGACGGCGGTGGCAACACTTTTCGAGAGCCGCCCCGGCCCGCTGCACCTCATCGACCTCGGCTGTGGTGACGCCTCGCACATCGTGAAGCTCTTCAAACCCGGTCAGCTCGAAGAATACTGCGGATGCGACCTCTCGCAATTTGCCCTCGACAAAGCCCGCAAAAACCTCGAACCGTTCGGCGCCGCCGTCAACCTGTGCTCCAAGGACATGCTCTCCGCATTGCGCGAAGCGCCCGAAAGCCATTACGACATCGTCTATTCGAGCTACGCTCTGCACCACCCGCCCGCTGAAAGCAAGCAGGCTGTCTTCAGCGAATGCCGCCACGTTCTTCGAGACAACGGCTGCATAATTCTTGTTGATGTGATGCGCGACGAAGGGCAGGCGCGGCAGGAGTACCTCTACAGCTACAACAAAACCGTGCGGACGCAGTGGGAGGCGCTCACACCCGACGAACGCAACCAGGTACAGGAACACATCCGGAGCTGCGATTTCCCCGAAACGGCCTCAACGCTCGAACAGCTTGCCCGAAACGCAGGATTTTCAAAATGCCAAAGGCTGGAAAAACAGACCTGGCACGAAGCGTGGTGCTACGAGGTGTGA